In Harmonia axyridis chromosome X, icHarAxyr1.1, whole genome shotgun sequence, a single window of DNA contains:
- the LOC123685668 gene encoding myocyte-specific enhancer factor 2 isoform X2, whose translation MGRKKIQISRITDERNRQVTFNKRKFGVMKKAYELSVLCDCEIALIIFSSSNKLYQYASTDMDKVLLKYTEYNEPHESLTNKNIIEKEHKNGVMSPDSPEPETEYQLTPRTEAKYTRIDEEFQMLIQKNQMNGQRVNMGSNYNQPVSVPVNISYNDSGLLQSSPQMAHTSISPRPSSSETDSVYPSGAILEMSNGYPNSASPMGGSPSPGPSPGPGMSSSKHPKQHSPVSRSNLRVVIPTPLGHGINQDDVVYSEHSRTQSSLNTPVVALQTPGLSSNYSGSLSSSFAPQDFSIGTDMGLGISWASHQIPTSLAHTSGLPHLAVSSSTPPPQSSSPVPIKIKSEPISPPREHHTHLSAAVHHGHIQNLNLAHSHHPRPNSAGQIVSTPGSVTPTNLPSPSGPSSGDYETVQMHKRPRLTDWPS comes from the exons ATGGGTCGTaagaaaatccaaatatccagaaTTACAGATGAACGGAATCGTCAG gtgACATTCAATAAACGCAAATTTGGAGTAATGAAGAAGGCTTATGAGCTCTCGGTACTATGCGACTGTGAGATTGCTCTGATCATTTTCAGCAGTAGCAACAAGTTGTATCAATATGCCAGTACGGATATGGACAAGGTACTCTTGAAGTATACGGAATACAATGAACCACATGAGTCTCTCACCAACAAAAACATTATAGAG AAGGAGCATAAGAACGGAGTGATGAGTCCTGATAGTCCAGAACCAGAGACCGAGTACCAGCTGACACCCAGAACTGAAGCTAAGTACACGAGGATAGATGAAGAATTCCAGATGCTTATTCAGAAGAACCAGATGAATGGGCAGAGG GTGAACATGGGATCCAATTACAATCAGCCAGTGTCGGTTCCTGTGAATATCAGTTATAACGATAGTGGCCTCCTTCAATCTAGTCCCCAAATGGCTCACACCAGTATAAGTCCTCGGCCATCATCTTCTGAGACCGACTCTGTGTACCCAAGTGGCGCCATTTTAGAGATGAGCAACGGTTATCCAAATTCTGCATCACCAATGGGAGGTTCACCTTCGCCAGGACCTAGTCCTGGTCCTGGCATGAGTTCCTCCAAACATCCCAAACAGCATTCTCCTGTGTCTAGATCAAACCTTCGAGTTGTTATACCGACTCCTTTAGGCCATGGTATCAATCAAGATGATGTGGTTTATAGTGAG CACTCTCGAACGCAGTCTTCATTGAACACACCAGTGGTGGCATTGCAAACACCGGGCTTATCTTCTAATTACTCAGGTTCATTAAGTTCATCGTTTGCCCCACAAGATTTTAGTATCGGTACCGATATGGGATTGGGTATATCATGGGCAAGCCATCAGATACCCACTTCACTAGCACACACAAGTGGCCTACCGCATCTTGCAGTATCTAGCAGTACCCCACCGCCTCAGTCCTCGTCACCTGTACCGATTAAAATCAAAAGTGAACCGATTTCACCTCCTCGGGAACATCATACGCATTTGAGTGCAGCAGTGCATCATGGCCACATACAAAATCTTAATCTAGCCCACAGTCACCATCCGAGGCCGAACTCTGCTGGTCAGATAGTCTCAACGCCTGGAAGTGTCACACCTACGAACTTACCATCCCCTTCGGGGCCTTCGAGTGGTGACTACGAAACGGTACAGATGCACAAGAGACCGAGGCTGACAGATTGGCCTTCTTAA
- the LOC123685668 gene encoding myocyte-specific enhancer factor 2 isoform X1: MGRKKIQISRITDERNRQVTFNKRKFGVMKKAYELSVLCDCEIALIIFSSSNKLYQYASTDMDKVLLKYTEYNEPHESLTNKNIIEALNKKEHKNGVMSPDSPEPETEYQLTPRTEAKYTRIDEEFQMLIQKNQMNGQRVNMGSNYNQPVSVPVNISYNDSGLLQSSPQMAHTSISPRPSSSETDSVYPSGAILEMSNGYPNSASPMGGSPSPGPSPGPGMSSSKHPKQHSPVSRSNLRVVIPTPLGHGINQDDVVYSEHSRTQSSLNTPVVALQTPGLSSNYSGSLSSSFAPQDFSIGTDMGLGISWASHQIPTSLAHTSGLPHLAVSSSTPPPQSSSPVPIKIKSEPISPPREHHTHLSAAVHHGHIQNLNLAHSHHPRPNSAGQIVSTPGSVTPTNLPSPSGPSSGDYETVQMHKRPRLTDWPS; this comes from the exons ATGGGTCGTaagaaaatccaaatatccagaaTTACAGATGAACGGAATCGTCAG gtgACATTCAATAAACGCAAATTTGGAGTAATGAAGAAGGCTTATGAGCTCTCGGTACTATGCGACTGTGAGATTGCTCTGATCATTTTCAGCAGTAGCAACAAGTTGTATCAATATGCCAGTACGGATATGGACAAGGTACTCTTGAAGTATACGGAATACAATGAACCACATGAGTCTCTCACCAACAAAAACATTATAGAG GCACTTAATAAGAAGGAGCATAAGAACGGAGTGATGAGTCCTGATAGTCCAGAACCAGAGACCGAGTACCAGCTGACACCCAGAACTGAAGCTAAGTACACGAGGATAGATGAAGAATTCCAGATGCTTATTCAGAAGAACCAGATGAATGGGCAGAGG GTGAACATGGGATCCAATTACAATCAGCCAGTGTCGGTTCCTGTGAATATCAGTTATAACGATAGTGGCCTCCTTCAATCTAGTCCCCAAATGGCTCACACCAGTATAAGTCCTCGGCCATCATCTTCTGAGACCGACTCTGTGTACCCAAGTGGCGCCATTTTAGAGATGAGCAACGGTTATCCAAATTCTGCATCACCAATGGGAGGTTCACCTTCGCCAGGACCTAGTCCTGGTCCTGGCATGAGTTCCTCCAAACATCCCAAACAGCATTCTCCTGTGTCTAGATCAAACCTTCGAGTTGTTATACCGACTCCTTTAGGCCATGGTATCAATCAAGATGATGTGGTTTATAGTGAG CACTCTCGAACGCAGTCTTCATTGAACACACCAGTGGTGGCATTGCAAACACCGGGCTTATCTTCTAATTACTCAGGTTCATTAAGTTCATCGTTTGCCCCACAAGATTTTAGTATCGGTACCGATATGGGATTGGGTATATCATGGGCAAGCCATCAGATACCCACTTCACTAGCACACACAAGTGGCCTACCGCATCTTGCAGTATCTAGCAGTACCCCACCGCCTCAGTCCTCGTCACCTGTACCGATTAAAATCAAAAGTGAACCGATTTCACCTCCTCGGGAACATCATACGCATTTGAGTGCAGCAGTGCATCATGGCCACATACAAAATCTTAATCTAGCCCACAGTCACCATCCGAGGCCGAACTCTGCTGGTCAGATAGTCTCAACGCCTGGAAGTGTCACACCTACGAACTTACCATCCCCTTCGGGGCCTTCGAGTGGTGACTACGAAACGGTACAGATGCACAAGAGACCGAGGCTGACAGATTGGCCTTCTTAA